The window GGCAACGTCCCGGTCATGCTGAAGCTCGCCAACATCGGCCTCCAGAACCTCGAGACCAGCACGTCGCTCGCCGATCCGATGAAGATCGCGCAGATCGCGCTCGCCGTGAAGTCCGTTCCCTTCGAGGACATCGTGTTCCTCCAGTACCCGACGAACCAGGACAGCGCCGACCCCAACAAGGTGGTTCCGAACACGCAGGCGGCTGACGTGATGTGGGATGCGATCGAGAAGAACGCCCAGCTCCAGGTCACGCATCAGAACACGAGCAACGACGGGGTGATCGTGGCGGAGCCCACCACCCCCGTGGAAGCGACGCCCGATCCCAACGCGACGCCGAGCGACGTGGTGGCGCTGCCCGACAGCATCAAGGGCAACTCGGCCGCACAGCAGACCTGCTCCAACGGCAACGTGCGCTGACGCGCCAGGCGTCGTCTCTGCGCGCGGCCGGGCGCGGACCCGTCCGCCCCAGAGCGATCGAGGCTCCAGCCGGCACGCACGGAGGGCGGGGACGAGGTCGTGAGACCTCGCCCCCGCCCTCCGTGCGTGGGGCGGTGCCCGGCGTCAGCGCGCGCGACGTGTGCGCGCGACGTGCGCTGCCACGAGCCCGGCGCCGATGAGCGCGAGCACCGTTCCGCCGGTCAGGACCCAGGGCGACGTGCTGCCGCCGGTGGTCGCGAGCGATCCGGCGCTCGGATCGGCCGGAGCCGCCGGGTGCGCGGGCGTGCCCGGCGTGCCGGGGTCGGCCGGGGCGCCGGGGTCGGCCGGAGTGCCGGGGTCGGCCGGGTCCACCGGCGGGGCCGCCGGGAAGGTGTTGGTGACGACGATCTCCGCCGTACCCGCGGCCTCATCCGTGACGGTCGCCGCTGGGCCGACGGCGACGCTCGCCGCGCCGCCGTTCTCCGTCTCGGTGGCGGTGCACACGCTGGAGACCGGTGCCGTGAGGGTCTGCGTCTCGGCACCGGTGAAGGTCAGGGTGCGCGGATAGTCGGGTGCCGACTCCCCCGCCCACTGGCAGTCGACGACGACGGCGAACGGCCCCGTCGGCGTCCCGGCTCCCTCGACCGTCTTGGTGATCGCCAGCTGTCCCACACCGGTGCCGGCGCCCTCGCCGCCGGCGCTCAGGCGGCGGACCGATCCTGGCGTGCTCCAGGACTCGCCGTCCGCCGTGACCGACAGGGTGTTGCGGTACACGTCGAGCGACGGGTCGGTCACGCTGTTCTGGAACTTGACCTGCACGATCTCGCCGTCGGCCACGGCGCGGCCCATCGTGACCGTGAGCTGCTGGGCGGTGCAGTCGACCGTGTAGTCGCCGGCGTCCACCGGCACGAGATCGGTGAGGAAGCCGTCGGCATCCGCCGTCGAGGTGTGCCGCACGAGGATCGGCGACGTGCAATCGACCTCTTGGCCGGGCTGTGCCGGGTCGTCGAACACGAGAGAGGAGAACGGACCGCGGGGTGAGGCCACGGTCCATTGGAGGGCACCCTGCGGGTGGGTCGTGCCCTGATCGGCGAGGTCGGTCCAGGCGCCGGCCTTGCTGGGGGCGGTGCGGTCGATGCCCGGAACGCCCGTGGCCTCGATGCCATCGTCGAACGTGACGCCCCCGTCACCCGTGAACATGATCGGCACGGTCGTGCCGGTCTGCGTGGTCTGGAACTCGGCCGAGAAGTGCGCCGTGCCGTGCACGGAGAGCGGGTGCGTGGTGACGTAGTCGGTGAGGGTGAAGGTCGCGAGCCCCTCGGGGGAGAGGGACGCCTCCGCGACCTCGGCGCCATCGGTGTCGGTCAGGGCGAACCCCTGGGTGAGCGCGAGCAGTTCGGGTGGGAGCTGCAGCGTGAACGTGTCGCCCGCGCGGGAGTCGTCGGGGACGCTCCACGCGAGGTCGATCTGCACGTCCGATCCGGCGGCGGCGCTGCTCTGCACCACCTCCACGCTGGTGATGGCTCCATCGATGGTCGCCGCCGAGGCGGTGGACGCGGTAGCGAGGGAACTCGCGAGGAGAGCGGTGAAAGCGCCGGTGGTGGCGAGGGCGCGCGAATATCTGGTCTTCGTCATTGATTGTCCTTCGTGAGCGCTGCCTGAAGAGGCGAGTGGTGACACTAACGCGTAGCATGTTACCCTATGGCTGGGAGGGTCGAGCCCGTCGAGCTCGCGGAGGGGCCGAGCTCGGCAGGCGCGAAAGCACCAGCGGTGCGACGAACAAGGGGCGGTTCCTCTCCGACGGGAAAGGAACCGCCCCTTTTCGCCGTTCGGATCAGGCGCCGGGCGCGAAGACCTTCGGGGGATGCGTGGCGGCGACGAGGGCGCGAAGGTCTTCCAGCGTGCCGAGGGTCGCACCGCGTGCGCGGCCCTGGATCAGGACGTTCCCCAGGGCGGTCGCCTCGACCGGGCCCGCGAGGACCGGGAGGCCCGAGCGGTCGGCGGTCGCCTGGCAGAGCAGGTCGTTGAGCGCGCCGCCCCCGACCAGGTGGATGCGGTCGAGACTGCGGCCGGAGAGCTCGGCGGCCGTGTGCACCGCCTCGGCGAACGCCGCGGCGATGGACTCGATGATCGAGCGCACGAATGCCGCACGCGTCGACGGTGAAGGTTGCGGCAGCAGGGCGGCGATCCGGGCGGGCATGTCCCCCGGCGCGCTCAGCGACGGGTCGTTCGCGTCGAACACCGGGACCTGGTCGGTGACGGCCGACGCCACGGCCAGCAGTTCCGGCAGTGCGATCGGCGCACCGTCCTCGGCCTCCCACGCGCGCACCGTCTCACTGAGCAGCCAGAGCCCCGTGACGTTGTGCAGGAAGCGATACCGGCCGTCGGCTCCGCGCTCGTGCGTGAAGTTCGCCTCCCGCGCGTCGTCGGTGAGCACGGGTGCGCGCAGCTCGACGCCCACCAGGCCCCAGGTCCCGCACGAGATGAACGCGGACGAGGACGACTCCAGCGGAACGGCGACGACGGCGGACGCGGTGTCGTGCGAGGCCACCGCCACCACGGGCAGGCTCGCACCGATGCGTGCCGCGACCCCGGGGGTCAGCGTGCCGACGACCGTGCCGGCGTCGACGAGTTCGGGCAGGAGCCGTGGCGGGATCCCCGCCCTGACCGCGAGCTCGGTGTCCCATTCGCCCGACCGCACCCCGAGCAGGCCGGTGGTGGAGGCGTTCGTGCGCTCCGCCACGCGCCGGCCCGTGAGGAGGTACGCGAGGAGGTCGGGGATGAGCAGAGCCGTGTCCGCCTCCGTGAGACGCGGGTCGGCACGGAACTGGTACAGCGTGGTGAACGGCAGGAACTGCAGGCCGTTGCGCTCGTACAGCTCCGCGAAGGGCACCTCGCCATGCACCTCGGCCACGCCACGGGCGGTGCGGCGGTCGCGGTAGTGGAACGGCTCCCCGAGCAGCTCGCCGTCGCGCAGCAGCCCGTAGTCCACCGCCCAGGAGTCGATCCCGATGCTCTCGATGGACGGCTCGCGGCGGACGGCCTCGGCGAGCCCGTCCACCACGTGCTCGTACAGGGCGGCGAAGTCCCAGTGCAGTCCGTCGGCACGCTCCACCGCTCCGTGCGGGAACCGCGAGACGGGTTCCAGGTCGAGCACCCCGGGGCCGATGCGCCCGATCATGACCCGGCCGCTGGTCGCGCCCAGGTCGACCGCCGCCACCGCCCTGACCCTCGTGTCGTTCATCGGCCGGTGACCCTCATCGCAGGAACGCGGCGGCGACGCCGGAGTCGACGGGGATGTGCAGGCCGGTGGTGCGGCTCAGCTCCGGTCCGGTGAGCACGTAGACGGCATCGGCGACGTTCTCCGGCACGACCTCGCGCTTGAGGATCGTGCGGTTGGCGTAGAACTGGCCGAGGTCCTCTTCCTTGACACCGTACGTGGCGGCACGGTTGGCGCCCCAGCCCGACGCGAAGATGCCGGAGCCGCGCACGACGCCGTCGGGGTTGATGCCGTTGACCCGCACGCCGTGCTCGCCGAGCTCGACCGCGAGCAGCCGCACCTGGTGGGCCTGGTCGGCCTTGGTCGCGGAATAGGCGATGTTGTTCGGGCCCGCGAACACGGAGTTCTTCGACGAGATGTAGATGATGTCGCCGCCGAGCTTCTGATCGATCAGCACACGGGCCGCGGCCTTCGACACCAGGAACGAGCCCTTGGCCATGACGTCGTGCTGCAGGTCCCAGTCCTTCTCGGTCGTCTCCAGCAGCGGCTTCGACAGGGAGAGCCCCGCGTTGTTGACGACCAGGTCGACGCCGCCGAACGCGAGCAGGGCCTCGTCGAGCGCGGCCCGCACGGCCTCGGCATCCGCCACGTTCGCGGCGACGCCGATCGCGACGTCGGTGTTCCCGAGCTCGGCGGCCGCGGCCTGCGCCTTCTCGAGATCGAGATCGGCCACGACCACGCAGGCGCCCTCGGCGGCCAATCGGGTCGCGATCGCCTTGCCGATGCCGGAGGCGGCGCCGGTGACGAACGCGATGCGACCCTGGTGGGTCTTCGGCTTCGGCAGCCGCTGGAGCTTGGCCTCCTCCAGCGCCCAGTACTCGATGCGGAACTTCTCGGCGTCGGAGATCGGGGCGTAGCTCGACACGGCCTCGGCGCCGCGCATGACGTTGATCGCGTTGACATAGAACTCGCCGGCGACGCGCGCGGTCTGCTTGTTCGCGCCGTAGGAGAACATGCCCACGCCGGGCACGAGCACGATGAGCGGGTCGGCGCCGCGGATGGCGGGGGAGTCGGGGGTGGCGTGCGCGTCGTAGTAGGCCCGGTAGTCGGCGCGGTACTGCGTGTGCAGCTCGTGCAGACGCGCGATCTGCTCGTCGACGGTCGCCGTGGGGGGCAGGTCGAGGATCAGCGGCTTCACCTTGGTGCGCAGGAAGTGATCGGGGCAGCTGGTGCCCAGGGCCGCGAGGGCGGGCGCCTTCTCGGCTGCGAGGAAGTCGAGCACGACGGCGTCGTCCGTGAAGTGCCCCACCATCGGCTTGTCGGTCGAGGCGATGCCGCGGATGGTGCCGGCGAGGGCCGCGGCCCGACGGCGACGGTCGGCCTCGGGGAGCGCCTCGAACCCCGGGCGGACGGGACCGAACGGCTCGGCGCGGCCGTGGTCGGCGAGGTACGCCGCCGCGGTGTCGATGATCCAGAGGGAGTTCGCCTCGGCCTCGTCGGAGGTGTCGCCCCACGCCGTGATGCCGTGCCCGCCGAGGATGCAGCCGATCGCGGCGGGGTTCTCCGCCTTGATGGCGGCGATGTCGAGTCCGAGCTGGAAACCAGGGCGCCGCCACGGCACCCACACCACGCGGTCGCCGAAGATCGCGGTCGTCAGGGCCTCGCCGTCGGCGGCGGTCGCGATCGCGATGCCCGAGTCGGGGTGCAGGTGGTCGACGTGCGCCGCGTCGACGAGTCCGTGCATGGCCGTGTCGATCGAGGGGGCTGCCCCGCCCTTGCCGTGCAGGCAGTAATCGAACGCGGCGACCATCTCGTCTTCGCGGTCGATTCCGGGATACACGTCGACGAGCGCCCGCATCCGGTCGAGGCGCAGCACGGCGAGGCCGCTCTCGGTGAGGGTGCCCAGGTCGCCGCCCGAGCCCTTGACCCACAGCAGTTCGACGGGCTGCCCGGTGACGGGATCGATCTCGGTGCCCTTGGCCGAGGTGTTGCCCCCGGCGTAGTTGGTGTTCTTCGGGTCTGCGCCCAGACGGTTGCTCCGCGCGATCAGCTCGGCGGCGGTCGGGTTGGTCATGACGATCTCCTGCACCATCGGGGGAGCGCCGCAGCGCTGTTAAGTCCTGTGAAAGATAACACGATCTGACGCCAGCGCCAAGGGTCAGCGCACCTCGGCGATCCCCCGGAAGGGGTCGAGGCGCTCATCCGCCGGATCGAGATCGGTGATCAGCACGTCCACCTGCGCGGGCTCGAGGGCGCGGGCGACCGACCGACGACCCAGCTTGGTCGCATCGACGCAGAGCACCGTGGTGCTCGCCTGCGCGGCCAGCGCCCGCTTGACCTCGGCCTCCTCCACCGACACCTCGGAAGAGCCGTCGATCTCGTCGAGGGCATCGGCCGAGGCGAAGAACACGTCGAAGTACACCGCCTGCAGGCTGCGGAGGGCGAGGGGTCCGATCAGGCTGCCCGTGGTCGGCTCGGCGGTGCCGCCCGACAGCACCGCGGTCACCCCCTCCCGCGGCTGCAGCAGCTGGAAGGTCTCAACGGCGTTGGTGTACACGGCGAGTGCGTCGCGCGGTCCGAGCACCGCGGCGAGCGTGCTGATCGTCGTCGACGCGTCGAGGGCCACCGTCCCGGCGGCCGGCACCAGGTGCAGCGCCTTCTCGGCGATCACCCTCTTGGCGCTCGCCCGCATGCTGCGCCGGGCGTCGAAGGGCCGGGCGCGGGGAGCCGCTGTCGCCCCGCCGCGCACCCGTCGCACCCGCCCCTCGGCCTCGAGTTCGAGGAGGTCGCGCCGGATCGTCATCGACGACACCGCGAACAGCTCCGCTGCCCCGTCGATCGAGACGCCCTCGGGGCCTTCGGCCATCGCGACCAGCTCGTCGCGGCGGCGCTGAGCGTCGAGGTTTCCGGAAAGAGCCATACCGGGAATCTAGCCGGTGGGCGTGCGCTGCCGACCGCCGCGATCGACGAGCGTGGTCGGCACGAGGTGCAGGGCGGGTGGCGCGGCGGCGTCCCCCGCGATGCGGTCGAGCAGGGTGGTGGCGGCCAGGGCGCCCAGTGCGGCGACGTCGTAGGCCACCACGCGCAGCGGCCGCGGCAGCATCCACGACAGCTCGAAGTCGTCGAAGCCGGTCACCGCGACGTCGGCGTCACGCCGCGTGAGCTCTTCGAGGGCTCCGACCGTCGCGCGGTTGTTGCCGCAGAACAGGGCCGTCGGCGGGCGGGGGCCGTCGAGGAGGCGCGCCGTGGCAGCCGCGGCGTCCTGCGGGGTGTGGATGCCCGTGACGAGGAGCGACGGATCGAGCGCGCGGCCCGCGGCGGCGAACGCCTCCTCGGCCCCGGCCAGCCGCTCGCGCATCGTGTAGATCTCCGTCGCGTCGAGCAGGAGCCCGATCCGCTCATGCCCGCCCAGCAGTTCGGCGACCGCCGCGCGTGCACCGCCGCGGTTGTCGAGCAGCACGGTGTCGGCGGGGATGCCGTCGCCCGGGCGGTCGAGGAACACGACCGGCGTGCCGTGGGCGACCTCGGGCGCCAGGTAGCCGTGATCGGTTGCGGCGGGGACCAGGATCAGCCCGCCCACCCGGCGCTGGCAGAGGTCGAGGGCGAGGCGGCGCTCGACGGCGGGATCCTCCTCGCTGGAGGCCATCAGGACGTGCAGACCCCGCTGTGACGCGACGGCCGACACGGCCGCGGCGACCCCCATCGAGAAGGAGTTGGAGAGGTCGGCGGCGAGGAACCCGATGGTGTCGTTGGTGCCGGAGCGCAGGCTCGCCGCGAGGGCGTTGCGGTGGTAGCCGAGGCGGTCGATGGCCTCGCGCACGCGGTCGGCCAGGGCGGGGTCGACGTTGGGCTCCGCGTTGATGACGCGCGAGACGGTCTTCAGACTGACCCCCGCCGCGGCGGCCACGTCGTTCATCGTCGGCCTGCCGCTGCCGCGCATCGTGCGCCCTCCGCTCACCACCTCTCCACGATAGGAGCGTGCGCGCCGTTCACCCGCGCGGCGCGACGGCCGCGCCCGACTGATGCGAGGCGATAGCCGCCGCGAAGATCCGATGCGTCGCGGCCGCCTCCTCCGGTCGCACGGTGCCGAAGCCGTCGCCGAGGAGCCCCTGATGCTCGGCGAGGAACGCCGCCCACATCTGCAGGATCGCGTCCGAGAAGCCCGACTCGAAGTTCGGCCCGGTCACCGTGGGCCACACCGACTGGCTGCCGGCGTCGATGCGCTGCCAGCTCTGCTCGCGCCCGACCCCCGGCACGTCGATCAGCGCGAACACCTGTACCTCCTTGGGGTTCTTGGTGCTGAAGCGCACGGCGCCCTCCATGCCGATCGCCTCGAACTCCCAGGTGTTCTTCTCGCCGGGGGCGATCCGCTTGGTCTCGGTCGTGAGCGGGAACCGCGCCCCGTCGTGCGTCGCCCACGAGTGCAGGACAGCGTTGTCCCAGGTGTCGCACGGCTGCGGGGTGCCGTCGGGTCCCGGCCGTTCGGTGACGATGTCCTGCAGCACGCCGCTGACGGTCTCGGGCATCCAGCCCAGGCGCAGCGGCACGTGCCAGGTGTGCATGCCGAGGTCGTTGAGCACCCCGGCCTCGCCGCAGAACCGCTGCTGGCGCTTCCAGTTCAGCGGCTTCGCCGTATCGAGGTCGCTGGCGTGCAGGAACGCGCAGCGCGCCTCGACGATGCGACCGAGCGCCCCGGAGCGCACGTAGTCGACCGCCCACTGGGCGCCGGGGAAGTACGGCATCTCACTCGACACCCGTACGAACGACCCGGGGGTCTCGTCGATCGCCCGGAGGATCGCGTCGGCGGCGGCCCCGTCGACGCCGAAGGGCTTCTCGGCCAGCAGGGCCTTGCCCGCCCGGATCGTGTCGACGTAGAGCTGCTCATGCAGGTCGTGGCGGACGGCGATGTAGACCACGTCGATGTCGGGATCGGCCAGCAGCTCATGGTGGTCGGTGGTGGTGAGGCGCACGGTGTCGATCCCGGCGAACCACTCCAGGGCCGCGGGGTTGATGTCGCACACCGCCACGAGCTGCGGGTCGGCGGGGTGGTCGACGAGCGCGGGCCAGCGGCGCAGGGCCGCCGCGATCTCTCGGCCCATCAGACCCCCGCCGATGATGCCGACGTTCACGCGGCGCCCGCTCATCGCGTCGCTCCGATCAGGCGGAGCGCGTCGTCGACCGAGGCGTCGTCGTGCACCACGGCCATCAGGGCTGCGGTGATGCCCCGGGGGTCGTCGTGCTGGATGACGTTACGGCCGTACACGATGCCGCGGGCACCCTGCGCGAGGACGGCGACCGTGCGCTCGAGGAGCGTGCGATCGTCGACGCGTCCGCCGCCGCGCACCAGGACCGGGGTGTCGCCGGCGGCCTGGATGACGCGGTGGTAGTCGGAGATCTCGTCGGTGGGATCGGCCTTGATGAGGTCGGCCCCGAGCTCCCTGGCCTGCCGCACGAGCGTGACGATCTTGGCGGTGTCGCCGTCCACCGCATAACCCCCCGCGCCCGCCCGGGTCTGCATCACCAGCGGCTCGATCATCAGGGGCATGCCGTAACGCTCGGCGTCGGTGCGCAGCGCGAGGATCGACCGGATGCACTGCTCGCGCACCTCGGGGTGGCCGGGGATGTCGAGCAGGTTCACGCACACGGCGACCGCGTCGAGCCGCACCGCCACCTCGATCGCGTCGGGCACGTGGATCGAGTGCAGCGGCGACTCCAGCGGGTCGTTGTAGACGTTGGCGATGTCGGTGCGCAGCACGAGGCCGGGCTTCTGCTTGCCGGGGACGGACTGCAGCAGCGGGGCCTGGCCGAGCGTCAGCTGGATCGCATCCGGGCCCGCGTCGACGAGGGTGCGGACGGTCGCGGCCATGTCCTCGATGCCGGTGAGGAACGAGTGCTCGTGGAAGGCCCCGTGGTCGACGGCCACGTCGAGGGCGCGACCGGAGCGGGCGTGGAACAGGCGGTGGAGGCGAGGCTTCGTCATCGATGGTGCTCTCTGCGTGAGGGTGGCGCGGCGATGCGCACGATCAGTATGCAGAGACGAGACAACGTTGTCAATTGCGAGGATCCGGGCCGGACGAGCGCCTGCTACGGTGGCCGCACGCGCGCCAGGACGGCGCGGGAGAAGGGCGGGCGATGGTGGCGGAGCTGTACGGGGCGCCGATCGACGAGGCCTGGCGACGGCTCGGACACCGCGGGCAGGCCGTGACGGTGGAGTCGTCGCTGCGGACCGACGGACCGGATGCGGGGAGCCGTCGGATCCGGGTCGTCAACGGCGACCTCGACCTCGAGGTCCTGCCCGATCGCGGCCTCGACCTGGGGCAGCTGCGGGTCGCGGGCATGCCCTTCGCGTGGACCTCGGCGACCGGATTCCCCCCGATCGTCCCCGGGCCGGACGACGACGGCTGGCTGCGGTCGTTCGGGGGTGGGCTGCTGACGACCTGCGGACTGCGCAGCTTCGGAGCGCCGTCCGTCGACGAGGGTGAGGCGCATCCGCTGCACGGCCGATACTCGTCGCTGCGCGCCGAGGTCACGCGCACCGAGGTGACCGACCGCGAGGTCGTGGTCGAGGGCACGGTCCGCGAGGTCGAGGTCTTCGGGGTGCACCTCGAACTCCGGCGCCGCATCAGCACGCCGATCGGGTCGCGCCTGGTCCGGGTGCAGGACCTCGTGGTCAACCGCGGGGCGGCCGCCGTGGAGCCCATGGTGCTCTACCACCTCAACCTCGGCTGGCCGCTGGTCGACGAGGGGACCGTGCTGCACTCGCCGGCGACCGCTGTCGAGCCCCGGGACGCGCAAGCGCGGGCGGGCCTCGGCTCGTGGGACCGGTTCCCGGCCCCGGCGGTGTCGTATCCCGAGCAGGTGTTCCGCCACGAGCTGCCGCTTCGGGAGCGGGTCGACATCGTCGTCGAGAGCCCGCGCGGGGCGGCGGTCCGCATCGCCGTCGACACCGCACGCCTGCCGGCGCTGTTCCAGTGGCGCGTCGCCGAGGAGCGCGGCCACGTCGTCCTGGGGATCGAGCCGGCGACCGTGCCGACGATCCTCGGCCGGGCCGATGCGCGGGCTCGCGGACTGCTGCGCCCGCTGGCGCCCGGCGGGGTGCTCGAACTGGGCGTCGACGTCGAGGTGGCGCCCGGCGGGTGACCGCTCGCAGCGGTGGGCTGCGATCGAATCGGCGCTTGACAACGTTGTCGACCCGGTCGCATGATGTTCCCATCGAACTCGCGATGGCCGCGGATTCAACGATGACAACGATGTCGAGGTGGCAATGGAGCGCGACGAGTCGAGCGCGACGGTGGGCACCCAGCGTGACGGGCGCCGCCGGGCGCGCATCACCGACGTGGCGCAGCTCGCCGGCGTGAGCATCAAGACCGTCTCGCGCGTCGTCAACGGCGAGAGCGGCGTGCTTCCCGAGACCCGCGAACGCGTCGCCGCCGCGGTGCTCGAGCTCGGCTTCGTGCCCGACCGTCGCGCCCGGTCGCTCAAGCGCGGCGACACCGACACCATCGGCATCCTCATCGACGCCATCTCCGACCCGTTCTTCGCCGCGTTCGTCAGCGCCGTCGAGGAGCTCGCCGTCGCCGAGGGCCTCAACGTGCTCTTCGCCAGCACCGTGCACGACGCCGCACAGGAGCGCGAACAGCTCGAACGTCTCACCGGCGACCGCCTGCGCGGGCTCATCATCTCGCCCTTCGCGATCGAGTCCGCCGAGCTGGCGGCGCTGCGGCAGCGGTTCCCGGTGATCTGCGTCGACCGTTCGCGCGAAGGCATCGACTCGATCGTCGTCGACGACTACGGCGCCACGCTCGAAGCCGTCCGCGGCTTCCTCTCCCGCGGGCACCGCCGCATCGGCTTCATCGGCGAGGAGATCCCGTACCCCACCGTGTTCGAGCGCCTGAGCGCCTACCGCGACGCCCACGCCGAGGCCGGGGTCGAGGTGGACGAGAGCCTGATCATCGCGCAGGGCCGCCACCGCGAAGAGCGGTCGATCAGCGAGCTGCTCGCCCGCCCCGACGCGCCGACGGCCCTCTTCTGCGCCACCAGCCCCGCCGCCATCGCGACCATCCACGTGCTCAGTGCCGACCGCGTGCCGATGCCCGCGCTGATCTCGTTCGGCGACTTCCAGTTCGCCGACGTGTTCACCCCCGGCATCACCTGCGTCGACCAGGACCCCCGGCTGATCGGCGAGGCGACGTTCCGGCGGCTGATGCAGCTCGGCGCCGACCCCCAGGCCGAGCCGGAGCACATCGTCGTCCCCACCCGCCTCATCGCCCGCGGCTCGGGCGAGATGGCCCCCGAGCGCGACGCATCGGCCCGCCCGATCGGAGACCTGCGATGAACCCGGTCCTGCTGCCGCCCAACCCCGTCCAGCACTTCTACCGCGGCGGCGACCGCATCGCGGCGCTGCGCGGGATCGAGCCGGAGACCGACCACCAGCCCGAGGAGTGGCTGGGCGCGACGGTGTCGCGGTTCGGCACGCCGGACACCGGTCTCGCCGTCACCGCCGACGGCGCCCTGCTGCGCGACCTCGTGACCGCCGACCCCGCGGCCTGGACCGGCCCGGGGAGCGGAGCCGACGCGGGCGACGTGGGACTGCTGGTCAAGCTGCTCGACGCCCGCCAGCGCCTCCCCGTGCACGTGCACCCCGACCGGGCGTTCGCCACGAGCCACCTGGACTGCCCGTACGGCAAGACGGAGGCGTGGTTCGTGCTCGACACCGAGGCCGACAGCGCCGTGCACCTCGGCTGGAACACCGACCTCGACCGGGCCGAGCTGGACCGCCGCCGCGACGCCCAGGACAGCGAGTGGATGCTCGTGCACATGAACCGCGTCGTCGTGCGCCAGGGCATGGGCATCCTCGTGCCCGCCGGCACCGCGCACGCCATCGACGGCGGCATCTTCGTCGCCGAGGTGCAGGAGCCCACCGACTTCTCCATCCTGCTGGAGTGGTCGGTCACCACCTCGACCCGCGAGGAGTCGCACCTGGACCTCGGCTTCGACGCCGTGATGCCCGCCGTCTCGGCCGACCGCCTCGCCCCCGAGCAGCTCGCCGCACTGATCAGCGACGCGGGCACGACGCCCGCCGGCCCGCGCTTCCGCTCGCTCCTGCCCGCCGCCGCCGACCCCTTCT of the Microbacterium sufflavum genome contains:
- a CDS encoding Gfo/Idh/MocA family protein, with translation MSGRRVNVGIIGGGLMGREIAAALRRWPALVDHPADPQLVAVCDINPAALEWFAGIDTVRLTTTDHHELLADPDIDVVYIAVRHDLHEQLYVDTIRAGKALLAEKPFGVDGAAADAILRAIDETPGSFVRVSSEMPYFPGAQWAVDYVRSGALGRIVEARCAFLHASDLDTAKPLNWKRQQRFCGEAGVLNDLGMHTWHVPLRLGWMPETVSGVLQDIVTERPGPDGTPQPCDTWDNAVLHSWATHDGARFPLTTETKRIAPGEKNTWEFEAIGMEGAVRFSTKNPKEVQVFALIDVPGVGREQSWQRIDAGSQSVWPTVTGPNFESGFSDAILQMWAAFLAEHQGLLGDGFGTVRPEEAAATHRIFAAAIASHQSGAAVAPRG
- a CDS encoding Ig-like domain-containing protein → MTKTRYSRALATTGAFTALLASSLATASTASAATIDGAITSVEVVQSSAAAGSDVQIDLAWSVPDDSRAGDTFTLQLPPELLALTQGFALTDTDGAEVAEASLSPEGLATFTLTDYVTTHPLSVHGTAHFSAEFQTTQTGTTVPIMFTGDGGVTFDDGIEATGVPGIDRTAPSKAGAWTDLADQGTTHPQGALQWTVASPRGPFSSLVFDDPAQPGQEVDCTSPILVRHTSTADADGFLTDLVPVDAGDYTVDCTAQQLTVTMGRAVADGEIVQVKFQNSVTDPSLDVYRNTLSVTADGESWSTPGSVRRLSAGGEGAGTGVGQLAITKTVEGAGTPTGPFAVVVDCQWAGESAPDYPRTLTFTGAETQTLTAPVSSVCTATETENGGAASVAVGPAATVTDEAAGTAEIVVTNTFPAAPPVDPADPGTPADPGAPADPGTPGTPAHPAAPADPSAGSLATTGGSTSPWVLTGGTVLALIGAGLVAAHVARTRRAR
- a CDS encoding class I fructose-bisphosphate aldolase translates to MTKPRLHRLFHARSGRALDVAVDHGAFHEHSFLTGIEDMAATVRTLVDAGPDAIQLTLGQAPLLQSVPGKQKPGLVLRTDIANVYNDPLESPLHSIHVPDAIEVAVRLDAVAVCVNLLDIPGHPEVREQCIRSILALRTDAERYGMPLMIEPLVMQTRAGAGGYAVDGDTAKIVTLVRQARELGADLIKADPTDEISDYHRVIQAAGDTPVLVRGGGRVDDRTLLERTVAVLAQGARGIVYGRNVIQHDDPRGITAALMAVVHDDASVDDALRLIGATR
- a CDS encoding DeoR/GlpR family DNA-binding transcription regulator encodes the protein MALSGNLDAQRRRDELVAMAEGPEGVSIDGAAELFAVSSMTIRRDLLELEAEGRVRRVRGGATAAPRARPFDARRSMRASAKRVIAEKALHLVPAAGTVALDASTTISTLAAVLGPRDALAVYTNAVETFQLLQPREGVTAVLSGGTAEPTTGSLIGPLALRSLQAVYFDVFFASADALDEIDGSSEVSVEEAEVKRALAAQASTTVLCVDATKLGRRSVARALEPAQVDVLITDLDPADERLDPFRGIAEVR
- a CDS encoding bifunctional aldolase/short-chain dehydrogenase, producing the protein MTNPTAAELIARSNRLGADPKNTNYAGGNTSAKGTEIDPVTGQPVELLWVKGSGGDLGTLTESGLAVLRLDRMRALVDVYPGIDREDEMVAAFDYCLHGKGGAAPSIDTAMHGLVDAAHVDHLHPDSGIAIATAADGEALTTAIFGDRVVWVPWRRPGFQLGLDIAAIKAENPAAIGCILGGHGITAWGDTSDEAEANSLWIIDTAAAYLADHGRAEPFGPVRPGFEALPEADRRRRAAALAGTIRGIASTDKPMVGHFTDDAVVLDFLAAEKAPALAALGTSCPDHFLRTKVKPLILDLPPTATVDEQIARLHELHTQYRADYRAYYDAHATPDSPAIRGADPLIVLVPGVGMFSYGANKQTARVAGEFYVNAINVMRGAEAVSSYAPISDAEKFRIEYWALEEAKLQRLPKPKTHQGRIAFVTGAASGIGKAIATRLAAEGACVVVADLDLEKAQAAAAELGNTDVAIGVAANVADAEAVRAALDEALLAFGGVDLVVNNAGLSLSKPLLETTEKDWDLQHDVMAKGSFLVSKAAARVLIDQKLGGDIIYISSKNSVFAGPNNIAYSATKADQAHQVRLLAVELGEHGVRVNGINPDGVVRGSGIFASGWGANRAATYGVKEEDLGQFYANRTILKREVVPENVADAVYVLTGPELSRTTGLHIPVDSGVAAAFLR
- a CDS encoding LacI family DNA-binding transcriptional regulator; translation: MSGGRTMRGSGRPTMNDVAAAAGVSLKTVSRVINAEPNVDPALADRVREAIDRLGYHRNALAASLRSGTNDTIGFLAADLSNSFSMGVAAAVSAVASQRGLHVLMASSEEDPAVERRLALDLCQRRVGGLILVPAATDHGYLAPEVAHGTPVVFLDRPGDGIPADTVLLDNRGGARAAVAELLGGHERIGLLLDATEIYTMRERLAGAEEAFAAAGRALDPSLLVTGIHTPQDAAAATARLLDGPRPPTALFCGNNRATVGALEELTRRDADVAVTGFDDFELSWMLPRPLRVVAYDVAALGALAATTLLDRIAGDAAAPPALHLVPTTLVDRGGRQRTPTG
- a CDS encoding rhamnulokinase; translated protein: MNDTRVRAVAAVDLGATSGRVMIGRIGPGVLDLEPVSRFPHGAVERADGLHWDFAALYEHVVDGLAEAVRREPSIESIGIDSWAVDYGLLRDGELLGEPFHYRDRRTARGVAEVHGEVPFAELYERNGLQFLPFTTLYQFRADPRLTEADTALLIPDLLAYLLTGRRVAERTNASTTGLLGVRSGEWDTELAVRAGIPPRLLPELVDAGTVVGTLTPGVAARIGASLPVVAVASHDTASAVVAVPLESSSSAFISCGTWGLVGVELRAPVLTDDAREANFTHERGADGRYRFLHNVTGLWLLSETVRAWEAEDGAPIALPELLAVASAVTDQVPVFDANDPSLSAPGDMPARIAALLPQPSPSTRAAFVRSIIESIAAAFAEAVHTAAELSGRSLDRIHLVGGGALNDLLCQATADRSGLPVLAGPVEATALGNVLIQGRARGATLGTLEDLRALVAATHPPKVFAPGA